In Alistipes ihumii AP11, a genomic segment contains:
- a CDS encoding prolyl oligopeptidase family serine peptidase — protein sequence MKKTVTVLLGAALCVAAASCAEGPQKRNDRMETKNSLTEQEKAAGILTAEVMWKMGRVGGSVLSPDGRTVLYTVTRYDMEQNKGTTDIWSVPAGGGKAVRVTDPGNNESSVQWSADGKKIYFLSDRTGSGQVWSAAPSGNNLAQVTDIEGGVEGFSVAPSGDRILYIKRVPVVKRSSSELYSDLGQSKAKIYDDLMERHWDYWDDGSYLHLFVADMAGRVTGGTDIMEGEPWDAPLAPYFDASEIAWNHAGTQLAYTCKKLTGTQYALSTDSDIYLYDVASGRTSNLTEGMPGYDKYPVFSPDDSMIAFTSMERPGNESDKDRLFVMSLADGSKRYLTEGFDYNAGNVRWADDSTLLFLSPIRATIQLCSVSLSGGPVRVITSGAHDLNAFSAAGGRVVAEMTTLGSPTELFDVNPSDGAMTRITNTNAEIYEHIRMGKVEERWVETTDGKRMLVWVVLPPDFDPSKKYPALLYCQGGPQSVVSQFWSYRWNLQLMAAQGYVVVAPNRRGLPSFGQEWLDQISGDYSGQNIRDYLSAIDDVSAEPWVDRDRLGCVGASYGGYSVFFLAGNHQKRFKAFIAHCGMFNFESMYGATEELWFPNNDLGGPYWSDSPVARRSYANSPHKFVKNWDTPILIFSGQRDFRIPYTESLQAFTAARLMGVPSRLVSFEDEAHQVFKPQNSLVWNREFFSWLDRYVKNAETPAEQTGR from the coding sequence ATGAAGAAAACCGTAACCGTATTGCTCGGCGCGGCGCTGTGCGTCGCGGCGGCATCGTGCGCCGAAGGCCCGCAGAAAAGAAACGACAGAATGGAAACGAAGAACTCGCTGACCGAGCAGGAGAAGGCCGCCGGCATCCTGACTGCCGAGGTGATGTGGAAAATGGGACGCGTGGGGGGCTCCGTCCTTTCGCCCGACGGGCGCACCGTGCTCTATACGGTGACCCGCTACGATATGGAGCAGAACAAGGGGACGACCGACATCTGGTCCGTACCGGCCGGAGGCGGCAAGGCCGTCCGTGTGACCGATCCCGGCAACAACGAGTCGTCGGTCCAGTGGAGCGCTGACGGAAAGAAAATCTATTTTCTGTCCGACCGCACGGGCAGTGGTCAGGTTTGGTCGGCCGCGCCCAGCGGGAACAATCTGGCTCAGGTGACCGACATCGAGGGCGGCGTGGAAGGATTCTCGGTGGCTCCTTCGGGCGACCGGATTCTGTATATCAAGCGTGTGCCGGTCGTGAAGCGGAGCTCGTCGGAGCTCTATTCCGATCTGGGACAGTCCAAGGCGAAAATATACGACGATCTGATGGAGCGCCACTGGGACTATTGGGACGACGGAAGCTACCTGCACCTGTTCGTCGCCGACATGGCCGGCCGGGTGACCGGCGGGACCGACATCATGGAGGGCGAGCCGTGGGACGCCCCGCTGGCTCCCTATTTCGACGCGTCGGAGATCGCATGGAACCATGCGGGCACTCAGCTTGCCTATACCTGCAAGAAACTGACGGGTACGCAGTACGCGTTGAGCACCGACTCGGACATTTATCTCTACGACGTAGCCTCGGGCCGGACGAGCAATCTGACCGAGGGAATGCCGGGCTACGACAAGTATCCCGTCTTTTCGCCCGACGACTCGATGATCGCTTTTACGAGCATGGAGCGCCCGGGCAACGAGTCGGATAAGGACCGGCTGTTCGTGATGAGTCTCGCCGACGGAAGCAAGCGGTATCTGACCGAAGGTTTCGACTACAATGCCGGCAATGTCCGTTGGGCCGACGACTCGACGCTGCTGTTCCTGTCGCCGATCCGCGCGACGATTCAGCTTTGCAGCGTGTCGCTTTCGGGCGGTCCGGTGCGCGTGATTACTTCCGGAGCGCACGATCTGAACGCATTCTCGGCGGCGGGCGGGCGCGTCGTGGCCGAAATGACTACGCTCGGCTCGCCCACCGAACTGTTCGACGTGAATCCGTCGGACGGCGCGATGACGCGCATCACGAATACCAACGCGGAGATATACGAACATATCCGAATGGGGAAAGTCGAGGAGCGATGGGTGGAAACGACCGACGGCAAGCGGATGCTCGTCTGGGTCGTGCTGCCGCCCGATTTCGATCCGTCTAAAAAATACCCTGCCCTGCTTTACTGCCAAGGCGGTCCGCAGAGCGTCGTGAGCCAATTCTGGAGCTACCGGTGGAACCTGCAGCTGATGGCGGCTCAGGGCTACGTCGTCGTGGCGCCGAACCGGCGCGGCCTGCCGTCGTTCGGGCAGGAGTGGCTCGATCAGATTTCGGGCGATTACAGCGGACAGAACATCCGCGACTATCTGAGCGCGATCGACGACGTGTCGGCCGAGCCGTGGGTCGACCGCGACCGGCTGGGCTGCGTCGGGGCGAGCTACGGAGGGTATTCGGTCTTCTTTCTGGCCGGAAACCATCAGAAGCGTTTCAAGGCGTTCATCGCGCACTGCGGCATGTTCAACTTCGAGAGCATGTACGGCGCGACCGAGGAGCTTTGGTTTCCGAACAACGACCTCGGCGGTCCCTACTGGAGCGACTCGCCGGTGGCCCGCCGCTCGTATGCCAACTCTCCGCACAAGTTCGTGAAGAACTGGGATACGCCGATCCTGATTTTCTCAGGCCAGCGCGATTTTCGGATTCCGTACACCGAGAGCCTGCAGGCTTTCACGGCCGCCCGCCTGATGGGCGTGCCGAGCCGGTTGGTTTCGTTCGAGGACGAGGCGCATCAGGTATTCAAGCCGCAGAATTCGCTCGTATGGAACCGCGAATTTTTCAGCTGGCTCGACCGTTACGTCAAGAATGCCGAAACTCCGGCGGAACAGACCGGGCGATAG
- a CDS encoding NUDIX hydrolase: MPLIEAGGGLVSDAGGRVLMIFRNGRWDLPKGKLEPGERIEECAVREVSEECALPLQELRRDDKIADTYHCYRIGDRWVLKRTSWYRMRYAGAVAPRPQTVEGITRAEWVAREQIPARLSGAYYTIRDVFREAGLSD, encoded by the coding sequence ATGCCCTTGATCGAAGCGGGCGGCGGTCTGGTCTCGGATGCCGGGGGACGCGTGCTGATGATTTTCCGCAACGGGCGGTGGGATTTGCCCAAGGGCAAGCTGGAGCCGGGCGAGCGGATCGAGGAGTGCGCCGTGCGCGAGGTGTCCGAGGAGTGCGCGCTGCCGTTGCAGGAACTGCGGCGGGACGACAAGATCGCCGATACCTATCATTGCTACCGCATCGGCGACCGCTGGGTGCTCAAGCGGACGAGCTGGTACCGGATGCGCTATGCGGGAGCCGTCGCTCCCCGGCCGCAGACCGTCGAGGGGATTACGCGGGCCGAATGGGTCGCGCGCGAGCAGATTCCCGCCCGCTTGTCCGGGGCTTACTACACAATCCGGGACGTGTTCCGCGAGGCAGGACTCTCCGACTGA
- the pyrE gene encoding orotate phosphoribosyltransferase: MNDLSSKIAESLLQIKAIKLNPANHFTWASGWYSPIYCDNRKILSYPAVRKQVYEGFERIIAEKYPDADIIAGVATGAIAHGVLVAERMGKPFIYVRSSPKTHGLTNQVEGEYWPGAKVVVVEDLVSTGGSSLSAVEALREAGCDVLGMVAIFTYGFPTAAENFAGADVKLDTLSDYKTMIELAAKQGYVHEDELQTLQQWRRDPANWKKSAQ, from the coding sequence ATGAACGATTTATCGAGTAAGATAGCGGAAAGCCTGTTACAAATTAAGGCAATTAAATTAAATCCGGCAAATCATTTCACATGGGCCTCGGGCTGGTATTCCCCGATCTACTGCGACAACCGCAAGATTCTCTCGTATCCGGCCGTTCGCAAGCAGGTCTACGAAGGCTTCGAGCGGATCATCGCCGAGAAATACCCCGACGCCGACATCATCGCCGGCGTCGCCACCGGAGCCATCGCGCACGGCGTGCTGGTCGCCGAACGGATGGGCAAGCCGTTCATCTATGTCCGCAGTTCGCCGAAAACGCACGGGCTGACGAACCAGGTCGAGGGCGAATACTGGCCCGGCGCCAAGGTCGTCGTCGTCGAGGACCTCGTCTCGACGGGCGGGAGCAGCCTGAGCGCCGTCGAGGCGCTGCGCGAGGCGGGATGCGACGTGTTGGGCATGGTGGCCATCTTCACCTACGGTTTCCCGACCGCCGCCGAGAATTTCGCCGGAGCCGACGTGAAGCTCGACACGCTCAGCGACTACAAGACGATGATCGAATTGGCGGCGAAACAGGGCTATGTCCACGAGGACGAGCTGCAAACTCTCCAGCAGTGGCGGCGCGACCCTGCGAACTGGAAAAAATCGGCACAGTAA
- a CDS encoding putative quinol monooxygenase, which translates to MINILVTITVSEQNRPQTLRLLEQLTEASQQENGNISYQHYLHPTDPEQLLIVELWQNGEVLAAHEATRHFTTLLPQIEKLSDGIDIRKFDAEPVVE; encoded by the coding sequence ATGATCAACATTCTGGTAACCATCACCGTCTCGGAGCAGAACCGCCCGCAGACGTTGCGACTGCTCGAACAGCTGACCGAAGCCTCGCAACAGGAAAACGGAAATATCTCCTATCAGCACTACCTGCATCCGACCGATCCCGAGCAGCTGCTGATCGTCGAACTGTGGCAGAACGGCGAAGTGCTGGCCGCCCACGAGGCTACCCGCCACTTCACGACGCTGCTTCCTCAGATCGAAAAACTCTCGGACGGCATCGACATCCGCAAGTTCGACGCGGAGCCGGTCGTGGAATAG
- a CDS encoding BACON domain-containing protein: MSAIKRTTAGILFPACVLILSGCRDKDSAGTDPAVELKTTTVTLAGATGSEQNVSFGATVDWTAALTDPKAAEWCAVTPTRGKAGSELKLTVRSLRTNDTDGERTAEIVVTAGTASGKVTVTQVKQGVLAVNPARFDVPGIGATIDATVQQNVEYSVVIPDSVASWILPADGSKAVVDRLSFEVKPNETPHVREAVVLLRDLHSELKGEIAIRQRSAYVPEITDGWDIYGGGGYRYGPSIMIHDDGTIDAWFAAPGGQYGDNVLLYENKGQNTPVRLGAAGSSVGQRFTADRPFYAAGAICVNWNGQPCGLRLSLYRWDTSYDRTVASTPVARQSFTNYADGGFVHVTASEGKFPAGTYLWVMDEGTTEHSGLWKHPGVVTGVTNYQNGQAVDFSLAGQYMLEYSGGSTFWDQASYQRSEDGGINWSQEKMVLLPTEFSSDHFSVCDPGVARWGGYYYAGYTSTENLNMVENHVYIARSQSPEGPWEKWNGTGWTTGADVQPMIRYTDDPTAFGAGEPSIVVLDGTIYFYYSWNDSGTGIKTRLATADATDPLWPAHLDFHGVVIDKSAIAGSDHCDVKYREDIGKFQAVHTASRMSADSYIVLWQSDDGIRFEKIAELRDGLQPYLHNCGWSGDELGHIKPGVQQYIAYAYGTDWGNWKTRWSRVDF, from the coding sequence ATGAGCGCAATCAAGCGGACGACCGCCGGAATATTGTTTCCGGCGTGTGTTCTCATTTTATCCGGATGCAGAGACAAAGACTCGGCCGGAACCGATCCCGCCGTCGAGCTGAAAACAACGACCGTCACGCTGGCGGGAGCGACAGGCAGCGAGCAAAACGTCTCTTTCGGGGCCACGGTCGACTGGACCGCCGCGCTGACGGACCCGAAGGCCGCCGAATGGTGCGCGGTCACCCCGACCCGGGGTAAGGCCGGATCGGAGCTGAAGCTGACGGTCCGGTCGCTGCGGACCAACGACACGGACGGCGAGCGGACGGCCGAAATCGTCGTCACGGCCGGTACGGCCAGCGGCAAAGTGACCGTCACCCAAGTCAAACAAGGCGTGCTGGCCGTCAATCCGGCCCGTTTCGACGTTCCCGGCATCGGAGCCACGATCGATGCGACCGTGCAGCAGAACGTCGAATACTCGGTGGTGATACCCGACTCCGTCGCTTCGTGGATTCTTCCCGCCGACGGCTCGAAAGCGGTCGTTGACCGACTGTCTTTCGAAGTGAAGCCGAACGAGACGCCGCACGTGCGCGAAGCGGTTGTCCTGCTTCGCGACCTGCACAGCGAACTGAAGGGTGAAATCGCCATCCGCCAGCGATCGGCATACGTACCCGAGATCACCGACGGCTGGGATATCTACGGCGGCGGCGGTTACCGGTACGGCCCATCGATCATGATCCATGACGACGGCACGATCGACGCATGGTTCGCCGCCCCGGGCGGCCAGTACGGAGACAACGTGCTCCTGTACGAGAACAAGGGCCAAAACACGCCGGTCAGACTCGGTGCCGCCGGCTCGTCGGTGGGTCAGCGATTCACAGCCGACAGGCCGTTCTACGCCGCCGGGGCGATCTGTGTGAACTGGAACGGTCAACCGTGCGGGCTGCGCCTTTCGCTTTACCGCTGGGACACGAGCTACGATCGAACGGTCGCCTCCACTCCCGTCGCACGCCAATCGTTCACGAACTATGCCGACGGCGGATTCGTCCATGTCACAGCCTCCGAAGGCAAGTTTCCGGCGGGAACCTATCTGTGGGTCATGGACGAAGGCACGACGGAGCATTCCGGACTGTGGAAGCATCCGGGCGTCGTCACGGGCGTCACGAACTACCAGAACGGACAAGCGGTCGACTTCAGCCTGGCAGGTCAGTACATGTTGGAATATTCGGGAGGAAGCACATTCTGGGATCAAGCCTCCTACCAGCGATCGGAGGACGGCGGAATCAATTGGAGTCAGGAGAAAATGGTGCTGCTGCCGACCGAGTTCTCGTCGGACCACTTCTCGGTCTGCGACCCTGGCGTCGCGCGCTGGGGAGGCTACTACTACGCGGGCTATACGTCGACCGAGAACCTGAACATGGTCGAGAACCACGTCTACATTGCGCGCTCGCAGTCGCCCGAAGGTCCGTGGGAGAAATGGAACGGCACGGGCTGGACGACCGGTGCGGACGTGCAGCCGATGATCCGCTATACGGACGACCCGACCGCTTTCGGGGCCGGCGAGCCCTCGATCGTCGTGCTCGACGGAACGATCTACTTCTATTACTCGTGGAACGACTCGGGTACCGGCATCAAGACCAGGCTGGCGACGGCCGACGCGACCGATCCGCTGTGGCCCGCCCACCTCGATTTCCACGGCGTCGTGATCGATAAAAGCGCGATCGCGGGCTCCGACCATTGCGACGTGAAGTACCGCGAGGACATCGGCAAGTTCCAAGCCGTCCACACGGCCTCGCGGATGAGCGCCGACAGCTACATCGTGCTGTGGCAGTCCGACGACGGCATCCGTTTCGAGAAAATCGCCGAGTTGCGGGACGGCCTGCAGCCCTATCTCCACAATTGCGGATGGAGCGGCGACGAGCTCGGGCATATCAAGCCCGGCGTACAGCAGTACATCGCATACGCTTACGGAACCGACTGGGGAAACTGGAAAACCCGTTGGAGCCGGGTCGATTTCTGA
- a CDS encoding 3-deoxy-D-manno-octulosonic acid transferase, with protein MRLLYDLGILLMNAGLRMAAPFNPKARLWVRGRKDIFRRMAEVVGPDDEVAWLHAASLGEFEQGRPVIEALREACPRYKILLTFFSPSGYEVRKNYAGADWVFYLPADTPRNARRFLRIFRPKVAVFVKYEFWINYLLAMRKEGTRLYLISSIFRRGQIFFRPYGGLFRRALGAFSHIFVQNDESRALLGRIGVRCVSVTGDTRFDRVCSIAARAKRLPEIERFAAGRPVFVAGSTWPPDEELLLGMIDRYRDVKFIVVPHEIDPDRIERLIGRIGRPALRYTQLTPETDSAEAGVLIVDTIGILSSLYRYGRWGYIGGGFGAGIHNTLEAAVFGLPLAFGPHYGKFREACDLIESGGAESIADGAQLLEWFDRLYRDPAATQRAGEACRTYVESHRGATRRIVDEICR; from the coding sequence ATGCGATTGCTTTACGATCTGGGCATTCTGCTGATGAATGCCGGGCTGCGCATGGCCGCGCCGTTCAATCCGAAGGCCCGGCTGTGGGTTCGCGGACGCAAGGATATTTTCCGCCGCATGGCCGAGGTCGTCGGACCGGACGACGAGGTCGCATGGCTTCACGCCGCCTCGCTCGGGGAGTTCGAGCAGGGACGCCCGGTGATCGAGGCGCTCCGCGAGGCATGTCCCCGATACAAGATTCTGCTGACGTTCTTTTCTCCGTCGGGTTACGAAGTGCGGAAAAACTATGCCGGCGCCGACTGGGTATTCTACCTTCCGGCCGATACTCCGCGCAATGCGCGGCGCTTTTTGCGCATCTTCCGGCCGAAAGTGGCCGTTTTCGTCAAGTACGAGTTCTGGATCAACTACCTGCTCGCGATGCGAAAGGAGGGAACGCGCCTCTACCTGATTTCGTCGATTTTCCGGCGCGGTCAGATATTTTTCCGGCCTTACGGCGGTCTGTTTCGCCGGGCTTTGGGCGCGTTCAGCCATATTTTCGTGCAGAACGATGAGTCGCGGGCGTTGCTCGGACGCATCGGCGTCCGCTGCGTATCGGTGACGGGCGACACGCGTTTCGACCGGGTCTGCTCGATTGCCGCTCGGGCCAAGCGGTTGCCTGAAATCGAGCGCTTCGCGGCCGGCCGGCCCGTTTTCGTGGCGGGGAGCACATGGCCTCCCGACGAAGAACTGTTGCTCGGGATGATCGATCGCTACCGCGACGTCAAGTTCATCGTCGTGCCGCACGAGATCGACCCGGACCGGATCGAGCGTCTGATCGGCCGCATCGGTCGTCCGGCCCTCCGCTATACGCAACTGACCCCGGAGACTGATTCGGCGGAAGCCGGCGTACTGATAGTCGATACGATCGGCATTCTGTCGTCCTTGTACCGGTACGGCCGCTGGGGCTATATCGGCGGCGGTTTCGGCGCGGGAATACACAACACGCTGGAGGCGGCCGTATTCGGCCTGCCGCTGGCGTTCGGGCCGCATTACGGGAAGTTCCGGGAAGCCTGCGACCTGATCGAGTCGGGAGGAGCCGAGAGCATCGCCGACGGCGCGCAACTGCTCGAGTGGTTCGACCGCCTGTATCGCGATCCCGCAGCGACGCAACGTGCCGGCGAGGCATGCAGGACGTATGTCGAGTCCCATCGCGGGGCGACCCGGCGGATCGTGGACGAAATTTGCAGATGA
- a CDS encoding Crp/Fnr family transcriptional regulator → MYSILTECPLFRGLTEDQIHEVIDGRGDYTLADYRDGELIARRDTAYSGLMIIVRGKVHGEMPAASGRPVTIEPLEAPQLIAPAFLFGGYNKLPIDVVADGDATIMTLHRGYLFELMQSNVLIMSNFIDIISNRANVWSKKIYFLSFRSLKEKAAGYLLGHSTEASPSVEMPDIREIAQYFDATRSAVQTVLAELEKKRLVALSGDRITVLNRKGLEDILK, encoded by the coding sequence ATGTATTCCATATTGACCGAGTGCCCGCTGTTCAGAGGGTTGACGGAAGATCAGATCCATGAAGTTATCGACGGCCGCGGGGACTACACGCTGGCCGATTACCGCGACGGCGAGCTGATAGCCCGCCGGGATACGGCCTATTCGGGCCTGATGATTATCGTGCGGGGGAAGGTGCACGGCGAGATGCCCGCCGCGTCGGGGCGTCCCGTGACGATCGAGCCGCTCGAGGCTCCGCAGCTGATTGCGCCGGCTTTCCTGTTCGGCGGCTACAACAAACTGCCGATCGACGTGGTGGCCGACGGCGACGCGACGATCATGACGCTGCATCGGGGTTACCTGTTCGAGCTGATGCAGAGCAACGTGCTGATTATGTCGAACTTCATCGACATCATCTCGAACCGGGCCAACGTCTGGTCGAAAAAAATCTATTTCCTGTCGTTCCGCTCGCTGAAGGAGAAGGCGGCCGGCTATTTGCTCGGGCATTCGACCGAAGCTTCCCCCTCGGTCGAGATGCCCGACATCCGCGAGATAGCGCAGTATTTCGACGCGACGCGCAGCGCCGTGCAGACCGTGCTCGCCGAATTGGAGAAAAAGCGTCTGGTCGCCCTTTCCGGCGACCGGATCACGGTACTGAACCGCAAGGGGCTCGAGGATATTCTGAAATAA
- a CDS encoding acyltransferase family protein — MPQTEIPAAAFADTKPHYDLLDGLRGVAALTVVCFHLFEAYATSHLDQKINHGYLAVDFFFILSGFVVGYAYDDRWKKMTVGDFFKRRLIRLQPMVVIGALIGAVMFYFQGCPVWDVSKISVTMLLVATLMNALLIPATPGSEIRGVGEMYPLNGPSWSLFFEYIGNILYALFLRRLPTRALAALVLLAGCGLTAFAVWGPLGDICVGFALTEENIVGGSLRLLFSFSAGLLMSRVFKPVRVRGAFWIGALGVVAVSAVPRIGGSEHLWMNGLYDAACAIAVFPLIVYLGASGKTTDKATTRICKFLGDISYPLYMVHYPFIYLYYAWVKNENLTFAQSLPGAAALVVGSVILAYLCLKLYDEPVRRFLTKRFLNITKRP, encoded by the coding sequence ATGCCGCAAACGGAAATTCCCGCCGCCGCTTTCGCCGACACCAAGCCGCATTACGACCTACTGGACGGATTGCGCGGAGTGGCAGCCCTGACGGTCGTCTGCTTCCATCTGTTCGAAGCCTACGCCACCAGTCATCTGGACCAGAAAATCAATCACGGATACCTGGCCGTCGATTTCTTCTTCATTCTCTCCGGCTTCGTCGTCGGCTACGCCTACGACGACCGGTGGAAAAAGATGACCGTCGGCGACTTCTTCAAGCGCAGACTGATCCGCCTGCAGCCCATGGTCGTGATCGGAGCCCTGATCGGAGCCGTCATGTTCTACTTTCAGGGCTGCCCGGTCTGGGATGTCTCGAAAATCTCCGTGACCATGCTGCTCGTAGCCACGCTGATGAACGCCCTGCTCATCCCCGCGACCCCCGGTTCCGAAATCCGGGGAGTCGGCGAGATGTATCCGCTCAACGGCCCGAGCTGGTCGCTGTTCTTCGAATACATAGGCAACATTCTCTACGCGCTTTTCCTCCGCAGACTTCCCACTCGGGCTCTGGCCGCGCTGGTCCTGCTCGCAGGCTGCGGCCTGACCGCGTTCGCCGTATGGGGACCGCTCGGCGACATCTGCGTCGGCTTCGCCCTGACGGAAGAGAACATAGTCGGCGGCTCCTTGCGCCTGCTGTTCTCGTTCTCGGCCGGGCTGCTGATGTCGCGCGTATTCAAGCCCGTCCGTGTCAGGGGAGCTTTCTGGATAGGCGCTCTGGGAGTCGTCGCGGTATCGGCCGTGCCCCGGATCGGCGGCAGCGAGCACCTGTGGATGAACGGGCTGTACGACGCCGCCTGCGCCATCGCGGTCTTCCCGCTGATCGTTTATCTCGGAGCCTCGGGCAAGACGACGGACAAGGCGACGACGCGGATATGCAAGTTCTTGGGCGACATATCGTACCCCCTGTACATGGTACACTATCCTTTCATATACCTGTACTACGCATGGGTCAAGAACGAGAACCTCACGTTCGCCCAGTCGCTGCCCGGAGCCGCGGCCCTCGTCGTCGGCTCGGTCATACTGGCCTACCTGTGCCTGAAACTGTACGACGAACCGGTCCGCAGATTCCTGACAAAACGCTTCCTGAACATAACGAAACGTCCGTAA
- a CDS encoding PstS family phosphate ABC transporter substrate-binding protein: MPLKKIALLLAALGLTAAACAQKLKGSDTLLPLAQKAAENYSEKNPSAHVTVTGGGSGVGLSSLREGTTDIAMASRRIKFDERVRMQQAGRPVEELTVAFDALAVIVHPSNPVSRLTREQLEGIFRGKITNWKQVGGEDRQIVVYSRETSSGTYEFFKESVLKHRNYMPAVLSMPATGAIIQSVSQTPGAIGYVGLAYLNPEVKALAVSYDGGGSYVDPTFDNARSKSYPIVRPLYFYYTKSNEAAVRPLVDYLTSDEGQAMVASIGFIPIR, translated from the coding sequence ATGCCTTTGAAAAAGATCGCCCTTCTGCTCGCGGCGCTCGGCCTGACGGCCGCCGCCTGCGCCCAGAAACTCAAGGGAAGCGACACGCTGCTGCCGCTGGCCCAGAAAGCCGCCGAAAACTATTCGGAGAAAAATCCCTCGGCCCATGTCACCGTCACGGGCGGAGGCAGCGGAGTCGGCCTGTCGTCGCTCCGCGAAGGCACGACCGACATCGCGATGGCCTCGCGTCGGATCAAGTTCGACGAACGGGTCCGGATGCAGCAGGCGGGCCGTCCGGTCGAGGAACTGACCGTCGCGTTCGACGCGCTGGCCGTCATCGTCCACCCCTCGAACCCGGTCTCCCGACTGACCCGGGAACAGCTCGAAGGGATTTTCCGCGGCAAGATCACGAACTGGAAGCAAGTGGGAGGCGAAGACCGCCAGATCGTCGTCTACTCGCGCGAAACGAGTTCGGGAACTTACGAATTCTTCAAGGAGAGCGTGCTCAAACACCGCAACTACATGCCTGCCGTACTGAGCATGCCGGCCACGGGCGCGATCATCCAGTCCGTCAGTCAGACGCCCGGAGCGATCGGTTACGTCGGACTGGCCTATCTCAACCCGGAGGTCAAGGCGCTCGCCGTTTCTTACGACGGAGGCGGGAGCTACGTCGACCCGACGTTCGACAATGCCCGGTCGAAAAGCTACCCGATCGTCCGGCCGCTCTACTTCTATTATACGAAATCGAACGAGGCCGCCGTCCGGCCGCTGGTCGACTACCTGACTTCGGACGAGGGACAGGCTATGGTGGCGTCCATCGGTTTCATTCCGATCCGTTAA
- the pstC gene encoding phosphate ABC transporter permease subunit PstC produces MASGYLTSIVIVLIVVFLFREGAGLFDSPAVEQGYVLAVNRANPVQSLTPEQIMQIFDADLTNWSEVGGPDDSILVFRLDDITSYATEQELGADLSRAPQCLSRIVADHPNMIAYLPEQYVAPDFAGKVLGEGRITPASFFAGRQWYPTAAPAPQYGLIPLLAGTLWVSLAAILIALPLGLSVAIYMAELADSRLRRMLKPVIELLAGIPSVVYGFFGLVAVVPLVRDVFDLPVGETALAGSLILAIMALPTIITVAEDTIRTTPRAMRESSLALGATHWQTIRRVVLPYSASGIAAAAVLGIGRAVGETMAVLMVTGNAAVVPHSLLEPVRTIPATIAAELGEAPAGGAHYEALFMLGCILFLLTLLLSIAVEMISARRPKTM; encoded by the coding sequence ATGGCGAGCGGCTACCTGACCAGTATCGTGATCGTACTGATCGTCGTCTTCCTGTTCCGCGAGGGAGCCGGTCTGTTCGACTCGCCGGCCGTCGAGCAAGGCTACGTGCTGGCCGTCAACCGGGCGAACCCGGTGCAGAGCCTGACTCCGGAACAGATCATGCAGATATTCGACGCCGACCTGACGAACTGGAGCGAGGTAGGAGGTCCCGACGACTCGATTCTGGTCTTCCGGCTCGACGACATCACGAGCTACGCGACCGAGCAGGAGCTCGGAGCCGACCTGAGCCGCGCGCCGCAATGTCTGAGCCGGATCGTGGCCGATCATCCGAACATGATCGCCTATCTGCCCGAACAGTACGTCGCCCCCGACTTCGCCGGCAAGGTTCTCGGCGAGGGACGGATCACGCCGGCGAGCTTCTTCGCCGGGCGGCAGTGGTATCCGACCGCCGCGCCGGCCCCGCAGTACGGCCTGATTCCGCTGCTGGCCGGCACGCTGTGGGTCAGTCTGGCGGCCATCCTGATCGCATTGCCGCTGGGGCTTTCCGTCGCCATCTACATGGCCGAGCTGGCCGACTCGCGGCTGCGCCGGATGCTGAAACCCGTGATCGAGCTGCTGGCCGGCATTCCGTCGGTCGTCTACGGATTCTTCGGGCTCGTCGCGGTCGTGCCGCTGGTACGCGACGTCTTCGACCTGCCGGTCGGCGAGACGGCACTCGCCGGCAGCCTGATTCTGGCGATCATGGCGCTGCCGACGATCATCACCGTCGCCGAGGATACGATCCGCACGACTCCCCGAGCCATGCGCGAATCGAGTCTGGCGCTCGGCGCGACGCATTGGCAGACGATCCGCCGGGTCGTGTTGCCGTACTCGGCCTCGGGCATCGCCGCGGCGGCCGTGCTCGGCATCGGCCGCGCGGTCGGCGAAACGATGGCCGTGCTGATGGTAACCGGCAACGCCGCCGTCGTGCCGCACTCGCTGCTCGAGCCCGTGCGGACGATTCCCGCGACGATCGCCGCCGAGCTGGGGGAGGCTCCGGCCGGAGGCGCCCACTACGAGGCGCTGTTCATGCTGGGCTGCATCCTGTTCCTGCTCACGCTGCTGCTGAGCATCGCGGTCGAGATGATTTCGGCCCGACGGCCCAAGACGATGTAA